Part of the Microbacterium immunditiarum genome is shown below.
TTGTCCTGCGTGGGTACGACGACCTTCTCGTTCTGCAGGCCGTCGCGCGGACCGACCTCGTAGATCGTCACTGCCTCGGGGAGGCCGGGCTCGCGGAAGGCCTGGGGGCGCGTCATCCGGGTCATCTCTTCTCCTGTCGCATGGGTGCGCCGCTCAGTACGAGCGGGGCAGGCCGAGCACGTGCTCGGCGATGAAGTTCAGGACCATCTGCTGCGGCACGGGCGCGCTCTTCATGAGGCGAGACTCGACCCAGTACCGGCCCACGTCGTACTCGGTCGCGTACGCGTACCCGCCGAAGGTCTGCATCGCGGTGTCGGCCGCGAAGAACGCGGCGTCGGATGCGAGAAACTTGGCCGCATTGGCCTGCTCGCCGCAGGGCAGCCCGGCGTCGTATCGCCACGCCGCCTCGCGGACCGCCAGCTCGGCTGCGCGAAGGCGCATATGCGCCTCGGCGAGAGGGAACGAGATCCCCTGGTTCTTGCCGATCGGCCGCCCGAACACCGTGCGCTCGTTGGCGTACTGCACGGCGCGCTTGAGCGCCACCTTGCCGATGCCGACGGCCTCGGCGGCGATGAGGATGCGTTCGGGGTTCAGGCCGTCGAGTATGTAGGCGAATCCGCGGCCCTCTTCCCCGACGCGATCGGCGATGTCGACCCGCAGTTCGTCGTAGCGCGTCTCGCACGAGGCGACGGCATTCCGGCCGATCTTGTCGATCGGGCTGATCGTCACCTCCGGCACCTGGAGGTCGGCCAGCAGCAGCGTCATGCCGGCGGTGCGCTTGGTCACATCGTCGAGCGGGGTGGTCCGCGTGAGCAGCAGCACTTTCTGAGCGACATGCGCCTTCGACGTCCACACCTTCTGCCCGTTCACGACGTAGTGCTCGCCGTCCCGCACCGCCCGGGTCGTGATCGAAGGAGTGTCCAGGCCGGCATCCGGCTCAGTGACGCCGAAGGCCACATGCAGCTCGCCCGAGGCGACCCGCGGCAGGTAGCGCGCCTTCATCTCGCTCGATCCGTGCTTCACCACCGGGTTCATCCCGAAGATCGAGATGTGGACCGTCGTCGCTCCGTTCATTGCGGCGCCGGAGGCCGCGACCTCCTCGAGAACGACCGATGCCTCGGTGATGCCGCCGCCGCCGCCTCCGTACTCCTCGGGGATCGAGATGCCGACCCACCCGTCGCGGGCCATCGCGTCGTAGAACTCCCACGGGAACTCGTGCGACCGGTCGTGCTCGCGCCAGTACGCCTCCGGAAATCCGCTGCACAGGTCGCGTATGGCGCCTCGGATCGCCGTGATGTGCTCCGGCTCGCGGAAGTCCATGATTCTCCTCTGATCTGTTGTAGTTATAATCTATTACTAGATTAGCTTGGAGGAGGCAATGATGTTCGTCGACAGCGAGGACGCCTTCGACGGCATCCATGCCGGGGCGACCGTCATCGCCAACAACTGCTGCGGGACGCCGCTCACGCTCCTCGGAGCCTTGGCCGAGCACGCCGAGCGCGCGGCGCCCATCGAGCTGCGCGCCGGACTGCTGCTCGGCGACCCGCCCCTGGAGCACGCGATTCGCGCCGGGGCGCTGAGGGTACGGAGCTGGCACATCCATGGCCCGCTCCGCCGCCTCGCGCGCGAGGGGCTCGTCGACTACATCCCCGTGCGGCTGTCGGCTGTGCCCGGTGCCGTGATCGCGGGGGTCGACGTCGCACTGCTCCGAGTCGGCCCGCCCGACGCTGACGGGTTCTGCAGCCTCGGCCCCTCCACGACTTTCGCCCAGGCCGCCATCGACGCCGCCGGACTCGTGATCGCGGAGGTCGCCGACGACGTCCCGCGAACCAACGGCGACAGCCGGGTGCACGTGTCGCAGCTGGACCGCCTCGTCCGGTCGGAACACGCGATGCCCGTCCACCCGTCGGCCGATCCCGACGCCGTGTCACGAGCGGTCGCCCGGCACGTGCTGTCGGTCATCCCCGCACGCGCGACCGTCCAACTCGGCATCGGCGCGGTCCCCGAGGCGCTCGCCGAAGACCTTGTGCCGCGCGTCGCCGAGCTGTCGCTCGGACTCATCGGCCTGATCTCCGAGCCGATGGTGCCCCTCG
Proteins encoded:
- a CDS encoding acyl-CoA dehydrogenase family protein — its product is MDFREPEHITAIRGAIRDLCSGFPEAYWREHDRSHEFPWEFYDAMARDGWVGISIPEEYGGGGGGITEASVVLEEVAASGAAMNGATTVHISIFGMNPVVKHGSSEMKARYLPRVASGELHVAFGVTEPDAGLDTPSITTRAVRDGEHYVVNGQKVWTSKAHVAQKVLLLTRTTPLDDVTKRTAGMTLLLADLQVPEVTISPIDKIGRNAVASCETRYDELRVDIADRVGEEGRGFAYILDGLNPERILIAAEAVGIGKVALKRAVQYANERTVFGRPIGKNQGISFPLAEAHMRLRAAELAVREAAWRYDAGLPCGEQANAAKFLASDAAFFAADTAMQTFGGYAYATEYDVGRYWVESRLMKSAPVPQQMVLNFIAEHVLGLPRSY
- a CDS encoding acetyl-CoA hydrolase/transferase family protein, with product MFVDSEDAFDGIHAGATVIANNCCGTPLTLLGALAEHAERAAPIELRAGLLLGDPPLEHAIRAGALRVRSWHIHGPLRRLAREGLVDYIPVRLSAVPGAVIAGVDVALLRVGPPDADGFCSLGPSTTFAQAAIDAAGLVIAEVADDVPRTNGDSRVHVSQLDRLVRSEHAMPVHPSADPDAVSRAVARHVLSVIPARATVQLGIGAVPEALAEDLVPRVAELSLGLIGLISEPMVPLVEAIAATGRGPVQAVELMGGPSLMAWADGNGAIEMRSSAQVHDPVALSALTALVSVNGAVAVDLRGQVVSESVKGAVIAGVGGGPDFAEGAYLSERGLRVIALRSTAKDGSSCIVARHDPRDAIAAPHHAVDVVVTEHGVAHLRGRTVRERAEALRAIAAPEHREQLAAASADRD